Part of the Gemmatimonas sp. UBA7669 genome, GCGTGGCGCGGCCGGCATGTCGGGGCCCTATGACCTGTCGGGTACCGTGCGCACGGCGCTGCTGCTCAACCCGCCGTATCCGCCGGCCGTAGGCTACACGGCGCTCATCACCGGCTCGATGGCCACCGTGTACAACCTCGGCGCCCTGTCGCAGTTCGTGCGTCCTGAAGCCGTCACCGTGACCAACGCCATTCTGAATGGTTCGGCAACGGACGCTCAGCTCGCCACGCTTCCGCGTACGCCGCAGGACCTCCTGGTGACCAGCTTTGTGACGAAGTTGGCCGTGGATACCAACGATCTTTTCTGGCAGGCGCTGGTGGACAATGATGTGTATGACTGGAAACCGAACACGCCGGTGCGTCTCTACTACGGCGGGGCCGACATCGACGTGCCGCCGCAGAACGCGATCACGGCACAGGGCATCATGCAGGCGCGTGGCACCGAGTCGGTGGCGGCGGTGAATGTGGGCAGCACGCTCACACACGGGACCGCTGTGATTCCCGCAACCCTCGCGACCAAGCGTTTCCTCGACAGTCTCTTCGTGCGGCCGTAAGTTTCCAGTATTCGCACCACCTTCGCACACCACCACGAGGACTTCGCAATGACCAACACGTTGCACCGACGCCGGGCGACGCGAACGATGATGGCGCTGGGCGCTGTGACTCTCAGCGCTGCCGTACTGAGCGTATCCGCCCGCAGCGTGTCCGCCATGATCGTGCCGCCGCCCAAGGCCGCCACACCGCGCGCCTCCGGCATCACGTTCAACTACCGTGTCACGTCCACGTCGGACGACAAGCGGCGACGCGAAGCGTCGAACATGTACGCCACCGTGCGCATGCAGGATGGCAACATCCGCATGGACTATGTGGAAGGCATGACGCCGCTCGGCAAGAAGGACGGCTACGTCATCATTCAGGGCGACGCGCAGAAGTTCATCGTGGTCAATCCGAAGGACAAGCAGGCCATGATCATGACGGCTGATGGCTTCGGCAGCGGGCTTGGGGCGCTGATGAACAATCCCATGCTCAAGATGACCATCAGCAACACGTCGTTCCGCTTCAAGGACATGGGTGCGGGCGAGCCCATACTGGGTTACAAGACGCGCAAGGTGCGGACCTGGTACAGCAGCACCATGGAACTCAAGGCCATGATGATGCCCGACCAGAAGATCGTGAGCAACGATTCCAGCGATCAGTGGATCGCGCAGATCGACATCGGCCAGGGTTCGTTTGAGCAGTGGGCCAAGTCCTTCGGCTCCGGCGTGCGCAGCACCAACCCGGAACTCGCCGAGCAACTCAAGGCCTACAACACCGAGTATGGCCGCAAGGGCATGCCGCTCAAGACCGTCACCTGGTCGTCGCAGACCGACAAGAAGGGCAAGGTGACCACCGACGTCATGACCATGGAGGTCACCGATCTCAAGGCGGGTGACATCGACGCGGCGATGTTCGAGATCCCCAAGGGCTATGAAGTGGTCGACCTGACCAAGATGATGGCTGACGCCAAGGCTTCGATGGACAGTGCGAACGCCGAGGCGGCCAAGAACGGCAAGGGTGAGGAGAAGCCGAGCGCCAAGGACGCGCTCAAGAAGGGCCTCGGGGGCCTGATCAAGAAGAAGTAGGTGCTGTCGGGCTGTCCTCGGACCGGACAGTCCGGGATTCCCTGATAAAGTATTCGTTTTCAGGGGCCGACATACGGAGATGGGTACCGCAGCGCTGCGGGGCGAAGACGCCTCCGGCACGATGCGGTACCCGTTCTCGTTCCGGACTCCCCTTTGCGCTGGTTTCTCGATCGCCCAATCGCCACCAAGTTGCTGATGGCCTTCCTCGCCCTTGCTGCCGCCGCGGCGGCCGTCGGGGTTGAAAGTGTCGTGACCATGCGGCGCATGACCGCTGCCGACAAGGTGCTGTACGAGCGTATGACGGTGCCGCTCTCGCAGATCGGGCATGTGGCCAAGCAGTTCCAGCGCATCCGCGTGAACGTCCGGGATGCGCTTTTCAATTCCGAATCACCCGCGAAACTCGAAGAGCGACGGCAGGTGATTGCCGATCTCACGGTGGACCTCGACACCACCATCAAGCTGTTCACGACCACCGTGGTGAGCGCCGAGATGCGGGAACTGGTGGATTCGCTCAATGCGGCCCGCCAGCGTTTTGTGCCGCTTCGTGACCAGACCGTCGCGCTGGCCGCGGCCGGTGACTCGGCCGGCGCCAGAGCGCTGATGAACGGCGACATGTTGCGTGAAGCCAAGGCTGTGGAAGGTGCCATCGAGGACATTCAGAAGGCCAAGGTGACGGACGCCGGCACACTGGCCGCCGCCAACGAAGCGGCCGCTGCGCGCGCCCTGTGGGTGACGCTGCTGGTGGTAGTGGCTGCCGTCGCCCTGGCGCTGGTCGCGGGTGTGTTCCTTTCCCGCCTCATCGGGCGACCGCTGCAGGATATGGCCGCATCTGCACGACGTCTGGCCCTGGGTGATCTCACGCCAATCACACCGCTCGCGCAGGCCGACGAAACGGGCGCCCTGTCGCAGGCCTTTGCCAGCATGGTGGACGCGCAGCGCAGTCTGGCCGAGTCGGCTTCCCGCCTTGCGGCGGGTGACCTGTCAGTGCGGACCACGCCACGTTCGGACGCGGACGTGCTCGGGCAGTCCTTTGTGCACTTGCATGCCGCCCTGGAAGGACTGATTGCCGACAGCACGCGGCTCGCCAACGCGGCCACAGCCGGTCAACTGTCCACGCGC contains:
- a CDS encoding DUF4412 domain-containing protein, with protein sequence MIVPPPKAATPRASGITFNYRVTSTSDDKRRREASNMYATVRMQDGNIRMDYVEGMTPLGKKDGYVIIQGDAQKFIVVNPKDKQAMIMTADGFGSGLGALMNNPMLKMTISNTSFRFKDMGAGEPILGYKTRKVRTWYSSTMELKAMMMPDQKIVSNDSSDQWIAQIDIGQGSFEQWAKSFGSGVRSTNPELAEQLKAYNTEYGRKGMPLKTVTWSSQTDKKGKVTTDVMTMEVTDLKAGDIDAAMFEIPKGYEVVDLTKMMADAKASMDSANAEAAKNGKGEEKPSAKDALKKGLGGLIKKK